The nucleotide window NNNNNNNNNNNNNNNNNNNNNNNNNNNNNNNNNNNNNNNNNNNNNNNNNNNNNNNNNNNNNNNNNNNNNNNNNNNNNNNNNNNNNNNNNNNNNNNNNNNNNNNNNNNNNNNNNNNNNNNNNNNNNNNNNNNNNNNNNNNNNNNNNNNNNNNNNNNNNNNNNNNNNNNNNNNNNNNNNNNNNNNNNNNNNNNNNNNNNNNNNNNNNNNNNNNNNNNNNNNNNNNNNNNNNNNNNNNNNNNNNNNNNNNNNNNNNNNNNNNNNNNNNNNNNNNNNNNNNNNNNNNNNNNNNNNNNNNNNNNNNNNNNNNNNNNNNNNNNNNNNNNNNNNNNNNNNNNNNNNNNNNNNNNNNNNNNNNNNNNNNNNNNNNNNNNNNNNNNNNNNNNNNNNNNNNNNNNNNNNNNNNNNNNNNNNNNNNNNNNNNNNNNNNNNNNNNNNNNNNNNNNNNNNNNNNNNNNNNNNNNNNNNNNNNNNNNNNNNNNNNNNNNNNNNNNNNNNNNNNNNNNNNNNNNNNNNNNNNNNNNNNNNNNNNNNNNNNNNNNNNNNNNNNNNNNNNNNNNNNNNNNNNNNNNNNNNNNNNNNNNNNNNNNNNNNNNNNNNNNNNNNNNNNNNNNNNNNNNNNNNNNNNNNNNNNNNNNNNNNNNNNNNNNNNNNNNNNNNNNNNNNNNNNNNNNNNNNNNNNNNNNNNNNNNNNNNNNNNNNNNNNNNNNNNNNNNNNNNNNNNNNNNNNNNNNNNNNNNNNNNNNNNNNNNNNNNNNNNNNNNNNNNNNNNNNNNNNNNNNNNNNNNNNNNNNNNNNNNNNNNNNNNNNNNNNNNNNNNNNNNNNNNNNNNNNNNNNNNNNNNNNNNNNNNNNNNNNNNNNNNNNNNNNNNNNNNNNNNNNNNNNNNNNNNNNNNNNNNNNNNNNNNNNNNNNNNNNNNNNNNNNNNNNNNNNNNNNNNNNNNNNNNNNNNNNNNNNNNNNNNNNNNNNNNNNNNNNNNNNNNNNNNNNNNNNNNNNNNNNNNNNNNNNNNNNNNNNNNNNNNNNNNNNNNNNNNNNNNNNNNNNNNNNNNNNNNNNNNNNNNNNNNNNNNNNNNNNNNNNNNNNNNNNNNNNNNNNNNNNNNNNNNNNNNNNNNNNNNNNNNNNNNNNNNNNNNNNNNNNNNNNNNNNNNNNNNNNNNNNNNNNNNNNNNNNNNNNNNNNNNNNNNNNNNNNNNNNNNNNNNNNNNNNNNNNNNNNNNNNNNNNNNNNNNNNNNNNNNNNNNNNNNNNNNNNNNNNNNNNNNNNNNNNNNNNNNNNNNNNNNNNNNNNNNNNNNNNNNNNNNNNNNNNNNNNNNNNNNNNNNNNNNNNNNNNNNNNNNNNNNNNNNNNNNNNNNNNNNNNNNNNNNNNNNNNNNNNNNNNNNNNNNNNNNNNNNNNNNNNNNNNNNNNNNNNNNNNNNNNNNNNNNNNNNNNNNNNNNNNNNNNNNNNNNNNNNNNNNNNNNNNNNNNNNNNNNNNNNNNNNNNNNNNNNNNNNNNNNNNNNNNNNNNNNNNNNNNNNNNNNNNNNNNNNNNNNNNNNNNNNNNNNNNNNNNNNNNNNNNNNNNNNNNNNNNNNNNNNNNNNNNNNNNNNNNNNNNNNNNNNNNNNNNNNNNNNNNNNNNNNNNNNNNNNNNNNNNNNNNNNNNNNNNNNNNNNNNNNNNNNNNNNNNNNNNNNNNNNNNNNNNNNNNNNNNNNNNNNNNNNNNNNNNNNNNNNNNNNNNNNNNNNNNNNNNNNNNNNNNNNNNNNNNNNNNNNNNNNNNNNNNNNNNNNNNNNNNNNNNNNNNNNNNNNNNNNNNNNNNNNNNNNNNNNNNNNNNNNNNNNNNNNNNNNNNNNNNNNNNNNNNNNNNNNNNNNNNNNNNNNNNNNNNNNNNNNNNNNNNNNNNNNNNNNNNNNNNNNNNNNNNNNNNNNNNNNNNNNNNNNNNNNNNNNNNNNNNNNNNNNNNNNNNNNNNNNNNNNNNNNNNNNNNNNNNNNNNNNNNNNNNNNNNNNNNNNNNNNNNNNNNNNNNNNNNNNNNNNNNNNNNNNNNNNNNNNNNNNNNNNNNNNNNNNNNNNNNNNNNNNNNNNNNNNNNNNNNNNNNNNNNNNNNNNNNNNNNNNNNNNNNNNNNNNNNNNNNNNNNNNNNNNNNNNNNNNNNNNNNNNNNNNNNNNNNNNNNNNNNNNNNNNNNNNNNNNNNNNNNNNNNNNNNNNNNNNNNNNNNNNNNNNNNNNNNNNNNNNNNNNNNNNNNNNNNNNNNNNNNNNNNNNNNNNNNNNNNNNNNNNNNNNNNNNNNNNNNNNNNNNNNNNNNNNNNNNNNNNNNNNNNNNNNNNNNNNNNNNNNNNNNNNNNNNNNNNNNNNNNNNNNNNNNNNNNNNNNNNNNNNNNNNNNNNNNNNNNNNNNNNNNNNNNNNNNNNNNNNNNNNNNNNNNNNNNNNNNNNNNNNNNNNNNNNNNNNNNNNNNNNNNNNNNNNNNNNNNNNNNNNNNNNNNNNNNNNNNNNNNNNNNNNNNNNNNNNNNNNNNNNNNNNNNNNNNNNNNNNNNNNNNNNNNNNNNNNNNNNNNNNNNNNNNNNNNNNNNNNNNNNNNNNNNNNNNNNNNNNNNNNNNNNNNNNNNNNNNNNNNNNNNNNNNNNNNNNNNNNNNNNNNNNNNNNNNNNNNNNNNNNNNNNNNNNNNNNNNNNNNNNNNNNNNNNNNNNNNNNNNNNNNNNNNNNNNNNNNNNNNNNNNNNNNNNNNNNNNNNNNNNNNNNNNNNNNNNNNNNNNNNNNNNNNNNNtaggtttggcctttttacggtgtcccatatttcctggatattttgtgttagggttttgttggacttgaggttctctttggttgatgaatgtatatcctctagcgagtcttcagtagctgagattctctcttccatctcttgaatcctaATTCCAGGTCAATCGGCAGCGGCCAcccaacacattttaaaagcctATTTAGTTAAAGTAAAGAAGAGGGACCTTGAGGGTAACCTTGGCTTTCCTAactctatcacttattttctatcttaaatttttaaattgtggatGATTCTGGTAACACCGAAGCAGAACATCATTGGCGGTCCACTGTACAGAAAAGACATTTGGTTAATTGCAGAGACCTTTCTtcaggcctttggaaagggccagatccagttttggTAGGCCCttggttctgtttgtgttttcacacaggATGTCGAGTCCCCAAATTGGGTTCACGAGCGTTGTGTGCAcctggttcctgctgaaatgctTCAGCCATCTAATTACTCATTGGGtattgggacccagcccccacagggtatctaagagttgttttccaacATAACCACAGGAACCTCCTGTTTTTCTGATCTTTCCCAATAGGATGctgatgtgaaccctttgacctggtatttttgtaagtttgtatacaaggctgTTCCACAATAAAAGTGTGGGACTGTCTCTCAGAAAGTGAACCAGGCAATttttggttcatccaaatctccaggctttagcCTGATgctcggacttagtggtggccaagaggaGCCACAAATTGAGGtcccacagagagaaagaaagaaagggaatccTGAGAGTTCACTGTCAGAAGGCTGGTAAgaaagtaaggagttgtgagggtggattgcaaaaggtactagaaaataggcacctcaactcctaagagagttgtaTTGGAGAAAGGTACTGGATAATGGATACCTCAACTCCAAAttgagttggattgtaaaggcactggaaaggCTGTACGTCAACTCCTAAGAGAATTGGATTGGAagagagatcacagtcaatcacacagataatgtttaaagagacaaggtactggtaagatttcatttaacttgggattaagtaataatgctaagaaaattattaaagaaacacaggaaacCCTCCACTGAGGAATCACTCCCCTGTGAGCTGCACACCAGCAGCCAGCAGACCCAGCAGCCTGAGACCTTCTCCACTCAAGCCTGCTGTGGGCTCCAATCAGCCAACAATGATGTgctgtgcacaggctggctggagaaatcacctcctgagaaaaagttggggtaCTATTCTTGGAAGAAACACTGGTTTATCCTGAGGAGTGGTCAAATGAGTGGTGCCCCAggtgttctagaatactataagaatgaacactccaagaaacccctgcaGATTACCAACCTAAACTTCTGTACGCAGTTGGGTATACGCGTGACCTTTAGCAAAAAAGAGCTTgaaaagagttttatgtttgatatcaagaccaatgagGGCActttctacctggtggctgagacagaggctgacaggaataggtgggtccagagcatctgccagatctgtggcttcagtcagactaaagagagcactgatgccctgagaaaccttccttcagtcagtcatagtcaCGGCTCTTCAcgagctgaattcagcagctccagtcagcaccaGTTCCCAGCAAGAAGGTCCTCAGCCCTTTCACAGTCTAGCCAGCCACGTCTAACAAGCCACATCCAGCCAGCCTCGTCtaccagtgcacctcaggagcATCAACACTTGCACCAACGCATAAGTCAAAGGAGAGAAAATTCAAGGAATAccagcttctctcagagcacctggcaggagagtgatacagctgcacaaaaacttgcccagggcaatagacactttATCAACAGAGTCAGCAGTCAGGTCCATGACTTCTCTAGCCTTTCAAAGCCAAGCCAATACAGTGGTTTTGTGCCCCCTCgtagcctggcttcacacagtCACACCAAGGGCAATTTCACAGTGGCTGCGGCAGATAGTAAGGATGTGTACACCCTCAAGACACCCAGAAACACCCCAAAtagggaatttggagacctccccATGGACTCAGCCACAGCTCCCCCACCGCTGCCCCCCAAGACACCTCAGGGGAGCAGCCCCCAACAAAGACCGCCAGacagtgactacaagtatccaacatGAGATGGAGAAACTGCCTGCTACCGTCATAAATCTCCAAAAAAGACTATCGTGGGTCTACCAAACAatgccagctctgatgacaactatgtgtctataaacccaggttctgacatccccatgagcacaatgcccctTCACATTGCCAGCCGTGGAAGTGATATCCAGCCACCCCCTGTATATTGCCACCTCAAGCCTGGCCAAAAAGCAAAGCCAGAACCCCGtgacctgagaaacaacactgttatcaatgagctccctttcaagtcacctgtcaccaagccttGGTCCACGGTCAACAACACTTTCAATCGTAGCTCCTCCCAGTACTGCCGTTCCATCTCCATTACTGATTCTGGAGACTGTGAGGAGAagtatgtccctatgcagaatccaatgtcttcatctcctgtacccagtggcactaacaacccagctccaaaaaagagtactggtaATGTGAATTACATAGACCCAGACTTCCAGCTGCCCTCTCCGAGCCCTCaacacaagccatccacatcatcggtcacatcagatgagaaaggagaatatgtccaaatagatgaagaaaagaaccAGGCCCTACAAAAGTCCATACAGGAATCGACAAAGATGCAACAGTCCTGAAgatcctccaaagatgccaagctatggtaaggatggccatcccctgACACCtcttctcctttgtgagttttgttcaaaagacgtatgtatgttctgtatgtacggtgtggccacacatgtgtgtatgaagtgtgatcataAATGTGTCTCTGTTAACAAAATAATGGTATTGTGCTGTCTTTAAATTGtgtaattgctggggaaggagcaacagttgttaaagtacaggttacttgagAGGGagatttctgcttttttttccatggaggctgaagagctgtggatttcttccagactggtatggtttcatgggacAGGACCCCTTGaaacagtggcccaggtgatccaaatatttgttttccttaaaatttgttcagttagaaatggtagtggtcacaggcaatcatttttaaaaggaaaaaggagtaATGAcgctttgtattggaatggatcctcatttgttgatactttgtattggaatggatcttcctttgttgatattagttaggttttctagatatatagatattcttcaaaccattcaaagacctatggaatatatggcatttaaatggtttaggatttttcttgacagtgagacacaacttctcctggcacagcagttacatctgagaggaagatgggcattgaagatataaagtttgcctttgatgtggcaaactagccatttgggcaagaagctgctcttgcctgaattGTTTGACTATTGCTTTATACACTGGACATGAAgtgcccacaggaaagtgactgctgaaacaagatggacagtcataAAAGGTTCCAGCTttatggaagagtctgccagatattctacaggGCACAGAAAACAGATGAcggacaaactgccaatgcattggagagtttagaatttcctgctttgctgagaagtctgccagacccATTGTGCTCTGTAGGCTAAGAATGGATGTCCCCGCTTTATCAAGAacatttgggtgactgtctaggaagcaagatgtgtctgtcagttctagagtttatatattattattccaTGGTCTCTGATGGAGGTGAAGATATCTAGTAATAGTAACGCACTTAGATATAATGGTTGAATTCTTATAGTTcttccttgataactgttttgttacatataaaGAAGGGGGGTGTTAAGACGCAGATGCCACagggtctctgagttgttttccagcataaccacaggtacctcctatttatctgacctcaccctactagcatcaatatcctgttttGAACCCTTTAACCTGGGgcttttgtaagtttgtattttaggttgctccacaataaaggtgagagtcattctctcagaaagtggaccaggcatcttgttgttcattcaaatctccaggctttcatccaatactcagacttagtggtgtcCAAGGGCTGCCGGAGAGCAGCATGCACAAACAGACTCAGCCATCTGCTGGCATAGACGATGGTTCCACAGCAAGGGTTAACACTGTCATCCTaacatgtcacagattttcaggtttaaaataaacccaggagCCAGAGATCTCTGGGAATACATCATTCCTAAAAAGtaatcaaaatgcctttctttagtcaacatgactcccagaaagaattaaatatgtatttgctCATGTCaggtcattttaagtgaaaaggaaaattatttttatattatattttctattatattttatatgtttaacagtcctctctcttcccatgtgtatataaggaaatgctcatacatatgattaaataaaGATCAAAATTTTTTCACAAAaactatttcagaacagaaaggacatgtatgtatgtgtatatcgacatatatatgtaatgcaaatttgactTCTAATGAACACAAAAGgtagctttaaatatggaaagcacctaacagatcattccacccaggttctttatttcacagaaaaaacaaacaaacaaaacacaatgtccCTCCCCCAGAATCTGAGTACTCCTCTCAGGCCCGTGTGTACAataatggtatgtgcacacatataaaatacacaataaggctcttcttaagtccagtcacacaggtacattcttctCCCCTCGTATCCGGGCCAGCATCCCCTCTCCCCAGGTTCCTGCAAATCACTCACCAGCAATGCTATTTTCCAAAGGTTTGTGAGACTGCAGGAGGGGGGCCctgaaatctgactcactctcactcaccactgtgcctttagcaccaggcagtagtcatttaactgtgtggagcagatatttaactgcacattgaatgaatgataatcactgttatgaacaattgaaaaaatCATAATTCATTAATGTCCTTTTCCCATCGTTTTGGAATTGTGGGTATCATCCTGTGCCATCTGTAGGGTACACCCTTGTACCGGGGGTGCTTCTgaatagctgaatagagacttcacattccctctctgtgggtgtctctttctctctttggttccgattttgaagcagggtccttagaattgctgagatcatgttctgctcactgagccacatccagccctaaacagaactaacaattattctgtatctgatgTAAGGGCTTCACACTTTGCCTGTGGCAGCATGCCCTGTCCATCAAGGCACAGCCACGTTGGGCTTTGTGaatttcctgacacacacatcacCACCTGGTGTCTGGAGCATTGAGGTTCATGGGAGCTTTCCCACAAGACAGTAGGCTAAGGCACGTGAATAATCTTTATAGAAAGTGAGCATCCCATTAATATCAtagtttaaaataacaacttcccccagcaataacaatcatttaaaaacaataaaaaattcatcagtttctggaatatataagcaggatgacaaatgctgtccacacagcagctggtagGGAGAAGCACCTACAACCTTAGACGTGAGGGCCACAGTtgtgggcagaggactggcaaagagTGTTGTCACCCCAGAGGCATGGGAAGCGAAGCAGAGAAccttcttctcatctcagccactacccaggcttttgctttatttcagcttctgggggtctcttgcttctcttggcttcttgcaccaccctccagtttccaagtcaacagcctagctcctttctatcttgcttctttctctcgtctctgcttctgttatcgCATGTCCTATTCTGACACCAACTGTTTTCTTCACTTCCCTTTGAAGACCCCTGAGGCTGCATGGGACACATCCAGATCAACTCTCCATCTTAAAATCTGCAGCTTAGTCACTCgtgcaggtctctttttgccagtaAGGAGCCCAAGATTAGAGTACTGGTGAGCTGGAGATTCCCAGAACAACCACATCGTAATTTTAGCa belongs to Cricetulus griseus strain 17A/GY unplaced genomic scaffold, alternate assembly CriGri-PICRH-1.0 unplaced_scaffold_1, whole genome shotgun sequence and includes:
- the LOC113838354 gene encoding GRB2-associated-binding protein 2-like, translating into MPLHIASRGSDIQPPPVYCHLKPGQKAKPEPRDLRNNTVINELPFKSPVTKPWSTVNNTFNRSSSQYCRSISITDSGDCEEKYVPMQNPMSSSPVPSGTNNPAPKKSTGNVNYIDPDFQLPSPSPQHKPSTSSVTSDEKGEYVQIDEEKNQALQKSIQESTKMQQS